In Electrophorus electricus isolate fEleEle1 chromosome 18, fEleEle1.pri, whole genome shotgun sequence, one genomic interval encodes:
- the si:ch211-251b21.1 gene encoding probable glutamate receptor, with protein MASLGLLSLTAASLAVLCTADPQPLKVTTIKQEPYTMSKGSELEGYCMELLSKLANKVGFKYNVHLVKDGKFGAKDDRGNWIGMIGEVVRGEADLALAPLTLIAVRETVVDMTKPFMQTGISFVMKKDMASDDSQYLSFLNLFSIEMWMSILVSYLLTSFCIYLVARISPCEWNQPHTEENHFTLSYSFWYTVGALTLQGAGPHPKAVSGRVITAVWWLFSLVILACYFANLSSWMHSDTKQVAIKSFEDLANQNVIEYGTLRSSSSLAFFKNSNLPLYRRIYENMERKQSWVPTMDEGIRKVQEGNYAFIGESVTLDLAVARYCDLTRCPEVIGMRGYSIAAPLGFPMVKNLSVAILELSESGELDFLRSKWWASSCGAPEAAQASPLKAGSLKGIFLLLALGLALGVATALAELAARSRRVASTQQKSCCSVLTTELSQRFGGREEKTSAEDSEKCKA; from the exons ATGGCATCTCTGGGGCTCCTCTCGCTAACTGCGGCATCGTTAGCTGTGCTCTGCACCGCAG ATCCACAGCCCTTAAAGGTGACAACTATTAAG CAAGAACCATACACAATGAGCAAAGGATCTGAACTCGAAGGCTACTGTATGGAATTGCTTTCTAAGCTCGCCAATAAAGTAGGCTTCAAGTACAACGTTCACCTGGTAAAGGACGGAAAGTTTGGGGCAAAAGACGATCGCGGCAACTGGATAGGCATGATTGGAGAGGTTGTGAGAGGG GAGGCAGACCTGGCCCTAGCACCTCTTACCCTCATTGCTGTTCGGGAAACAGTCGTGGACATGACCAAACCTTTCATGCAAACAGGCATCAGTTTTGTCATGAAGAAGGACATGGCCTCTGATGACTCACAGTACCTTAGCTTTTTAAACCTCTTCTCCATCGAGATGTGGATGAGCATACTGGTCTCCTATCTGTTAACCTCCTTCTGTATCTATTTGGTAGCTCG CATCAGCCCATGTGAATGGAATCAACCTCACACGGAGGAAAATCACTTCACACTCTCATACAGCTTCTGGTACACTGTCGGAGCCCTAACCCTTCAAG GTGCTGGCCCTCACCCCAAAGCTGTGTCAGGACGGGTGATTACTGCCGTTTGGTGGTTGTTTTCATTAGTGATTCTGGCCTGCTATTTTGCCAACCTTAGTTCCTGGATGCACTCAGACACCAAGCAGGTGGCAATAAAGAGCTTTGAAGACCTTGCCAACCAAAATGTGATTGAGTATGGCACACTCAGGAGCTCGTCATCCCTAGCTTTCTTCAAG AACTCCAACCTTCCACTCTACCGGCGCATTTATGAGAACATGGAGAGGAAGCAGAGCTGGGTGCCGACGATGGATGAGGGCATCCGCAAGGTGCAGGAAGGAAACTACGCCTTTATTGGCGAGTCTGTGACCCTGGATCTGGCTGTGGCACGCTACTGCGACCTCACGCGCTGTCCCGAGGTCATTGGCATGAGGGGCTACAGCATCGCCGCTCCTTTAG GCTTTCCCATGGTGAAAAATCTGAGCGTGGCCATCCTGGAGCTAAGTGAGTCCGGCGAGCTCGACTTCCTCCGCAGCAAGTGGTGGGCAAGCAGCTGCGGTGCGCCGGAAGCCGCCCAGGCCTCCCCGCTGAAGGCCGGCAGCCTGAAGGGCATCTTCTTGCTGCTGGCGCTTGGCCTGGCACTGGGCGTGGCCACCGCCCTGGCCGAGCTGGCCGCCAGGTCGCGCAGAGTCgccagcacacagcag AAATCCTGTTGTTCTGTTTTAACTACTGAACTAAGTCAGCGAtttggaggaagagaggagaagacgtCAGCCGAAGACTCTGAGAAATGCAAAGCCTAA